One window from the genome of Prinia subflava isolate CZ2003 ecotype Zambia chromosome 2, Cam_Psub_1.2, whole genome shotgun sequence encodes:
- the SLC29A1 gene encoding equilibrative nucleoside transporter 1, with protein MTARDGPQDRYKAVWLIFFILGLGTLLPWNFFMTARQYFINRLKDPEETSHVKNQTSETTSYLQSVFDNFMTLCAMVPLLIFTCLNSFIHQRIPQQIRISGSLVAIGLVFLVTAIMVKVPMEPLPFFVFTMISIVFINSFGAILQSSLFGLAGLLPASYTAPIMSGQGLAGTFAALAMIFSIAIGAEKPESYIGYFTTACVTIVLAVVSYVVLPHMDFFRYYSMKDKTEYHVYNAELETKRDLIKKDENGMEQNNSKVIPIHNPGDQPSVIAIFKKLWVLALSVCFVFTVTIGVFPAITAQVSTVLGKGNKWGDYFIPVSCFLLFNVFDWTGRSLTALFTWPGKDSCLLPVMVVLRVIFVPLFMLCNVKPRSYLPVVFFHDAWYIVFMIFFSISNGYLASLCMCFGPKKVLAHEAETAGAVMAFFLSLGLALGAAVSFLVRILI; from the exons ATGACAGCAAGAGACGGGCCCCAAGATAG GTACAAGGCTGTCTGGCTGATCTTCTTCATCCTTGGCCTGGGAACGCTGCTGCCATGGAATTTCTTCATGACCGCCAGGCAG taTTTCATCAATCGCCTTAAGGACCCAGAGGAGACAAGCCACGTCAAGAACCAGACCAGTGAGACCACCTCCTACCTGCAGTCCGTGTTTGACAACTTCATGACTCTCTGCGCCATGGTGCCCCTCCTTATCTTCACCTGCCTCAACTCCTTCATCCACCAGCG GATTCCCCAGCAAATCCGCATCTCAGGCAGCCTGGTGGCCATTGGACTGGTGTTTTTAGTCACAGCAATCATGGTGAAAGTCCCCATGGAGCCTCTTCCCTTCTTCGTCTTTACCATGATCAGCATTGTCTTCATCAACT CCTTCGGTGCcattctgcagagcagcctgtttgggctggcagggctcctgcctgccagctACACAGCCCCCATCATGAGCGGGCAGGGTTTGGCAGGCACCTTCGCTGCTTTGGCAATGATCTTCAGTATTGCCA TCGGTGCTGAGAAACCCGAGAGCTACATCGGTTACTTCACCACGGCCTGTGTGACGATCGTGCTGGCAGTCGTCTCCTACGTAGTTCTGCCTCACATG GATTTCTTCCGATACTACTCCATGAAGGACAAGACAGAGTACCACGTGTACAATGCAGAGCTGGAGACCAAGAGAGACCTGATTAAGAAAG ATGAGAATGGGATGGAGCAGAATAACTCAAAGGTCATCCCTATCCACAACCCTGGTGATCAGCCCTCTGTCATTGCTATTTTTAAGAAG CTCTGGGTCTTGGCTCTGTCTGTCTGCTTCGTCTTCACTGTCACCATCGGCGTCTTTCCTGCCATCACAGCTCAAGTGTCCACTGTCCTCGGAAAGGGAAACAAATGGG GTGACTACTTCATtcctgtctcctgcttcctgctCTTTAACGTCTTTGACTGGACAGGTCGGAGTCTCACTGCCCTCTTCACATGG CCCGGGAAGgacagctgcctcctgccagtgATGGTGGTCCTCCGTGTCATCTTTGTCCCTCTTTTCATGCTGTGCAATGTGAAACCCCGTTCCTACCTGCCTGTTGTGTTCTTTCATGACGCCTGGTACATCGTCTTCATGATCTTCTTCTCCATCTCCAATGGCTACCTGGCCAGCCTTTGCATGTGCTTCGGGCCAAA GAAAGTGCTCGCGCACGAAGCagaaacagctggagctgtcatGGCGTTTTTCCTGTCACTGGGTTTGGCCCTAGGAGCTGCTGTCTCCTTTCTGGTCCGAATTCTCATCTAG